One window of the Thamnophis elegans isolate rThaEle1 chromosome 6, rThaEle1.pri, whole genome shotgun sequence genome contains the following:
- the C6H11orf87 gene encoding uncharacterized protein C11orf87 homolog, translated as MSAAELSKGSGYSLPPCLLNRTSGFSNASGTCITPMGQFFQSFSSTFVLIVLVALICCLILLSLITFHIHKRKMKKRKMQKAQEEYERDHCSTSTQVGDPYEIPQGKEPSSPGKITQDSNIPSPSGPEAQNPHPERLELGTDTPGLLQTVVLS; from the coding sequence ATGAGTGCGGCGGAGCTGTCCAAAGGGTCCGGCTACTCCCTGCCCCCCTGCCTTTTGAATAGAACATCTGGCTTTTCCAACGCCAGCGGCACCTGCATCACGCCAATGGGGCAGTTCTTCCAGTCCTTCTCCTCCACTTTTGTCTTGATTGTCTTGGTCGCCCTCATCTGCTGCCTGATTCTTCTCTCCCTGATCACTTTCCACATCCACAAGAGGAAGATGAAGAAGCGGAAAATGCAGAAGGCACAAGAAGAGTATGAGCGGGACCACTGCAGCACCAGCACCCAGGTGGGGGATCCGTATGAAATACCCCAAGGAAAAGAACCATCCAGTCCAGGGAAAATCACCCAGGATTCTAATATCCCTTCTCCTTCTGGCCCGGAAGCCCAGAATCCCCATCCGGAAAGATTGGAATTGGGAACAGATACTCCTGGGCTCTTGCAAACAGTGGTATTGTCTTGA